In a genomic window of Rhodovulum sp. P5:
- a CDS encoding ABC transporter ATP-binding protein, with the protein MTATAETTGRGDMPRPVLTVDGLTIEVATPDGARPVVEDLGFTLHRGETLCLAGESGSGKSMTALAIMGLLPRMARIATGSIRLADGTELAGRSDARMRDIRANRVSMIFQEPMTSLNPVMTIGRQITEVLLEHRACAASEAAARALELLRDVQITDAERRLKQYPHELSGGMRQRVMIAIALACKPEILIADEPTTALDVTVQAEVLELIRALQREHGTTVLMITHDMGVVAEMASRVVVMRNGRQEEAAPVRRLFAAPQTAYARQLLDAVPRLGQAPARPSPDRRRDVVEVTDLTVRFPMRGGVLNRVKAQVHAVEGVSLRISPGETLALVGESGCGKSTIGKALLGLVPWQGHIRVDGQHMAGLSPQGLKPIRRNIQMVFQDPGASLDARMTVGRQVAEPLVIHGLAAGSALQDRVEMLFRRVGLTPEQMARYPHEFSGGQRQRICIARALALEPRIIVADESVSALDVSVQAQVLDLLRELQEERGLAYLFISHDMAVIDQVADRVAVMNLGQIVETGTRDQVLRAPAHSYTRRLLSAVPVPDPEHRRSAVLPRAGEAGSPVRPLGQEPPRLQMVEIAPGHWAAKETPARAA; encoded by the coding sequence ATGACGGCCACGGCCGAAACCACCGGGCGCGGGGACATGCCGCGCCCGGTTCTGACCGTGGACGGGCTGACCATCGAGGTCGCCACCCCCGACGGCGCCAGGCCCGTGGTCGAGGACCTGGGCTTTACGCTGCACCGGGGCGAAACGCTGTGCCTTGCCGGCGAAAGCGGCTCTGGCAAGTCGATGACCGCGCTGGCGATCATGGGCCTCTTGCCGCGCATGGCGCGGATTGCGACGGGGTCGATCCGTCTGGCCGACGGCACAGAGCTTGCCGGGCGCAGCGATGCCCGGATGCGCGACATCCGGGCCAATCGGGTTTCCATGATCTTCCAGGAACCGATGACCTCGCTGAACCCGGTAATGACCATCGGACGGCAGATTACCGAGGTTCTTCTGGAACACCGCGCCTGTGCGGCGTCCGAGGCGGCCGCACGGGCGCTGGAGCTGCTGCGCGACGTTCAGATCACCGATGCCGAAAGACGGCTGAAGCAATATCCCCATGAATTGTCGGGGGGCATGCGGCAGCGGGTGATGATTGCCATCGCGCTGGCCTGCAAGCCCGAAATCCTGATCGCCGATGAGCCCACCACCGCGCTTGACGTCACCGTTCAGGCCGAGGTTCTGGAATTGATCCGGGCGCTTCAGCGCGAACACGGCACGACGGTTCTGATGATCACGCATGACATGGGCGTCGTGGCCGAAATGGCCAGCCGGGTGGTGGTGATGCGCAATGGCCGTCAGGAAGAGGCCGCGCCGGTGCGTCGGCTTTTCGCAGCCCCGCAGACAGCCTATGCACGCCAGTTGCTGGATGCCGTGCCGCGGCTGGGTCAGGCCCCCGCGCGCCCCAGCCCCGACCGGCGCCGCGACGTGGTCGAGGTGACCGACCTGACCGTCCGCTTTCCGATGCGCGGCGGCGTGCTGAACCGGGTGAAGGCGCAGGTCCATGCCGTCGAAGGGGTCAGCCTGCGGATCAGCCCCGGCGAAACGCTGGCCCTGGTGGGGGAATCGGGCTGCGGCAAGTCGACGATCGGCAAGGCGCTTCTGGGGCTGGTGCCGTGGCAGGGGCATATCCGGGTCGACGGGCAGCACATGGCGGGGCTCAGCCCGCAGGGGCTGAAACCGATCCGGCGCAACATCCAGATGGTGTTCCAGGACCCCGGCGCCTCGCTCGACGCGCGTATGACCGTGGGGCGTCAGGTCGCCGAACCCCTTGTCATTCACGGCCTCGCCGCAGGCAGCGCGCTACAGGATCGGGTGGAGATGCTGTTCCGCCGCGTGGGTCTGACGCCCGAGCAAATGGCACGCTACCCGCATGAATTCTCGGGCGGTCAGCGTCAACGGATCTGCATCGCCCGGGCGCTGGCGCTGGAGCCCAGGATCATTGTCGCCGATGAAAGCGTCTCGGCACTCGACGTATCCGTGCAGGCACAGGTTCTGGACCTGCTGCGTGAATTGCAGGAAGAACGGGGGCTGGCCTATCTGTTCATCAGTCACGACATGGCCGTGATCGATCAGGTTGCCGACCGGGTGGCCGTCATGAACCTGGGCCAGATCGTCGAAACCGGGACACGCGATCAGGTGCTGCGTGCGCCGGCCCATTCCTATACGCGCCGGTTGCTCTCTGCGGTGCCGGTTCCCGACCCCGAACACAGGCGAAGCGCAGTCCTGCCACGTGCGGGCGAGGCCGGCTCACCCGTCCGGCCCCTGGGGCAGGAGCCGCCGCGCCTGCAGATGGTCGAGATCGCGCCCGGACATTGGGCGGCAAAGGAAACGCCCGCCCGGGCCGCATGA
- a CDS encoding acetamidase/formamidase family protein, whose translation MCSNCGGHTIHGRHHHFGWDHAIPPVATVAPGGHMHFECIDASGGQLNRDSTSADLATLSFDKINPVTGPVYVDGAQPGDVLKITIEAFTPSGWGWTANIPGFGLLADQFPDGALHIWDYDPHVTAPALYGDVARVPLKPFAGTIGLAPAEAGTHSVVPPRRMGGNMDIRDLSAGTTLYLPVEVEGALFSIGDTHAAQGDGEVCGTAIESPMNVALTLDLIKDQPLAFPRFTTEGPVTRHIDRKGYEVTTGIGPDLMTGARDALSAMIDLICTTHKMDPVQAYMLCSVCGDLRISEIVDMPNWVVSFYLPRVVFE comes from the coding sequence ATGTGCAGTAACTGCGGCGGCCACACGATCCACGGCCGGCACCATCACTTCGGGTGGGATCACGCGATCCCGCCCGTCGCCACCGTGGCCCCGGGGGGGCATATGCATTTCGAATGCATCGATGCCTCGGGCGGGCAACTGAACCGGGACAGCACCTCGGCCGATCTGGCGACGCTGTCCTTCGACAAGATCAACCCGGTCACCGGGCCCGTCTATGTGGACGGCGCCCAGCCTGGGGACGTGCTGAAGATCACGATCGAGGCGTTCACCCCCTCGGGCTGGGGCTGGACGGCGAACATACCCGGCTTCGGGCTACTTGCCGACCAGTTCCCGGACGGCGCGCTGCATATCTGGGACTACGACCCCCATGTCACCGCGCCCGCGCTTTACGGCGATGTGGCCCGCGTGCCGTTGAAACCCTTCGCCGGCACCATCGGTCTGGCCCCGGCAGAGGCGGGAACGCATTCGGTCGTGCCGCCGCGGCGCATGGGCGGGAACATGGATATCCGCGACCTGAGCGCGGGCACCACTCTCTACCTGCCGGTCGAGGTCGAGGGGGCGCTTTTCTCGATCGGCGACACCCATGCCGCGCAGGGCGATGGGGAGGTGTGCGGCACGGCCATCGAAAGCCCGATGAACGTCGCGCTGACGCTGGACCTGATCAAGGACCAGCCGTTGGCGTTCCCGCGCTTCACGACAGAGGGGCCGGTCACGCGCCACATCGACAGAAAGGGGTACGAGGTGACGACGGGCATCGGCCCCGACCTGATGACGGGTGCCCGCGATGCGCTGTCGGCGATGATCGACCTGATCTGCACGACCCACAAGATGGACCCGGTGCAGGCCTACATGCTGTGTTCGGTCTGCGGCGACCTCAGGATATCCGAGATCGTGGACATGCCCAACTGGGTCGTCTCGTTCTACCTGCCGCGGGTCGTCTTCGAATGA